DNA from Fodinibius salicampi:
ATAGCGTTAGCAGTACAGCATCAACAGGTTAGGCCAACGGTAAATCTTGATCAGGTAAATAGTTAATTTTAATAGGCATCGCAAATGAATAAGAACCTCGTGGTGGGACAAGGGATTAGGGTATCTATACTATATCAGGGTTAAATGCTATAATGTAGTAGTTTCGTAAACTCCATACGTAGAATATTATTTGAACTTTACAGGATGAACATCGACTTACTAGGATTGAGTAGGAGGGGGAGGATTGATTGTCGCTGTTATCGGCGCTATTCTGCAAAAAAGCACTAGTCTACAGTTCCTAACTTTAGCTATCTATCCCATACCGTAAAATTTGCTTCGTTCCTTAAAGTATGGGAGGAATACTTTCTTAAGCTCTTGATGTGGTGGTTCTTCAAAGTGGGGATCTTTATCCATGATCTCCCAAGCTGCAGATTTCGTTTGTTCCAGTATCCACTGGTCTTCGACAATATCAGCAACCCTAAATTCAGGCATACCACTCTGCTTGGTGCCCAGGAAATCTCCAGGCCCCCGAAGCTTAAGATCAGCTTCCGCAATTTCAAAGCCGTCATTTGTTTGTGCCATTTTACGCAGACGGAATTGTCCTTCTTTACTTACCTTTTGTCCGTGGATTAAAATACAATAGCTCTGTCGTTTGCCACGACCAATCCGTCCCCTTAGCTGATGGAGCTGAGAGAGGCCAAATCGTTCGGCGTGCTCAACAATCATAATACTGGCGTTAGGCACATCGACTCCCACTTCTATAACGGTCGTTGAAACAAGTAGCTGAATCTTATTTTCAATAAATTTTTGCATTATGGCGTCCTTCTCTTCGGATTTCATCTGCCCGTGTAATAATCCAACCTCAAAATCCGAAAATCGCTTTTTGAGCTTCTCAAATCCTGCTGTGGCATCTTTCAAATCCATTTTTTCTGATTCTTCCACCAGTGGATACACTACATATGCCTGTCCGCCAGCCGCGAGTTCTTCCTCAACAAAACGGTAGATATCTGCTTGTTTTTTCTGGGGACGTACAGCAGTTTTTACTGGTTTTCGTCCTCCGGGCAGTCCTTTGATTACAGAAATATCCAGATCACTATAGAGGGTCATCGCCAGAGAACGCGGAATAGGGGTGGCCGACATGACCAGTACATGTGGATGGGAGCCTTTTGTTAGAATTTCGGCTCTTTGTTTTACGCCAAACCGGTGCTGTTCATCGATAACAGCCAGTCCCAGTCGGTAAAAATTGACCTCTTCTTGTATGATTGCGTGAGTCCCCACTGCGATATCGCAATTCCCTCCTTCAATATCAGTAAGAATATCTGTACGTAGAGTTGGTTTTTGATTCCCTACCAGCAAGCGGATGTTAATATCCAGCGGATCCAGGAAACTGGAGAGCGTGCGAAAATGTTGTTCCGCCAAAATCTCGGTAGGCGCCATAAAGGCAGCCTGGAAGTCGTTGTCCAGAGCCATCAGTATAGCGCCTATGGCTACAATCGTTTTTCCCGAACCGACATCTCCCTGTACAAGTCGATTCATTTGCTTCCCGGACCGGACGTCTTTTTTTATGTCCGAAAGTGCGGATTTTTGTCCCTCTGTTAGTTCAAAGGGTAGATTCTTATTAAAAAATTGTTTGGTGTAATTTCCGAGATTATTAAAGACCGGTCCCTGGTGTTGTTCAATTACTTCGTGCTTGGTTTTAGCAACACTTAATTCAAATAGAAAAAGTTCTTCAAACTTAAACCGTATGAAGGCCTTCTTATATTCAGACTTCGACTGGGGGAAGTGCATCATCCGGTAAGCCAAATGTCGTTTGGGTAAGTCATACTCAGAAAGAATATAAGGAGGGAGGAATTCCGGAGGTTTTTCTTTCTGGAGGATCTGCTTCTGCCAGCTGTGAATCAGTTTGTTTGTAATGCGATGCTTGGAAAAGGCGTTATTACTTGGATAAATGGGAACAATCTTTTTCAGATCGCTAATATCCGATTTATCATCCAGTTTATCCACTTCGGGGTGAGCCATGGACAGGTAACGACCGTACTGCTTGGCTTTTCCAAAAAAAGCGACTACTTCTCCCTCAGAGAATTGCTTTTTTATATAATACCCACCTTTAAACCATACCCCTTTAAGTGATGCCGTATCATCCTGTATAATAATTTCCAGTCGTTTTTTACGTCCATAGCCAGACTGCTGGATCTTTTTGATACGTCCCACTACTGTTACTTGCTCTCCATTACCGCTGACTTGACGAATAGGTAAAACTGTAGTTTTGTCCAGATACCGGCGAGGCAAGAAATTCATTAGATCGAGAATGGTGTCGATTCCACTCTCAGAAAGCGCTTTTATTCGCTTGTTACCCAGCTTTGGAAGATCAGATAAATTCAAAATAGATATACTGATATATATTAATATACTACTTATTTGAGGTATATAAACCCAATGTAGGAAAGGTATATAAGGAATAAGCCATAAACCTAAAAAAGAAGAAGAAAAGATAAATTATTTCTTGCATAAGTAGGTATAAATTCCTTATCATTGGCAACTCTTGTTCGACCGAAAAATCAATTAAGCGTTTTAAAATCGTGCCTACAATACAACAACTTATTCGTAAAGGTAGAAAAAGTAAGCCGTCAAAGACAACGGCCCCTGCTTTGGAAAACTGCCCGCAAAAACGCGGGGTTTGTGTACGTGTTTATACTACTACGCCTAAAAAGCCTAACTCGGCTTTGCGTAAGGTTGCACGTGTTCGTCTGACTAATGGTTATGAAGTAACGGCTTATATCCCCGGAGAGGGGCATAACTTGCAAGAGCACAGTATTGTGCTCGTTCGCGGTGGCCGTGTTAAAGACTTGCCGGGGGTACGCTACCATATTGTACGCGGTACGCTCGATACAGCCGGCGTTGAAGACCGTAAGCAGGGTCGAAGTCTTTACGGAACCAAAAAGCCTAATTAAATAAGATTGTTGGTAGGAAATAAACCGATAGGAATATGAGAAGAAAGACAGCAGATAAGCGCGATGTACAGCCGGATCCATTATTTGGTGATAAGCTTGTAACGCGCTTCGTAAATAATCTGATGAGAGATGGTAAGAAGAATGTAGCTCGTAAAATACTCTATCAGGCTTTTGAAATTATTGAAGAGAAGACGGGCGAAGACGGTATGGAAGTATTTAAGAATGCCTTAAGTAATGTATCGCCTGTTGTTGAGGTTCGGTCCCGACGAGTAGGTGGTTCTACTTATCAGGTACCTGTTGAGGTGCGTCCGGATCGTGGAACAGCACTTGGGATGCGTTGGATTATAAGCGCATCATCCAATAGAAATGATAAGTCAATGGCTCGCCGATTATCACGGGAGCTGATGGATGCTGCTAATAATGAAGGTGGGGCAGTGCGCAAGAAAGATGAAGTCCACCGAATGGCAGAAGCTAATAAAGCATTTGCCCATTTTAGATTCTAAAAGATTTAGAGATATAATTTATAGTAATGGCTGAGACAAAGACACAAACAGATCCTAAAATTGTAGACCGTATAAAACGGACGCGTAATATTGGTATTGCTGCTCACGTAGATGCAGGGAAAACCACTATTACGGAGCGTATTCTGTATTATACTGGTATAACTCATCGTATAGGTGAGACTCATGACGGTGCATCCCAAATGGATTGGATGGACCAGGAAAAGGAGCGGGGTATTACTATTACCTCTGCTGCTACTCATTGTATATGGAAAGATCACCGTATTAATATTATTGATACGCCCGGACACGTTGATTTTACGGTTGAAGTTGAGCGTTCTCTGCGTGTTCTCGATGGTGTGATTGGTGTTTTTGACTCGGTAGGTGCTGTACAGCCTCAGTCCGAAACGGTATGGCGGCAGGCTAATAAGTATGATGTCCCCCGCATGGCGTTTGTCAATAAGATGGACCGCGTAGGGGCTGACTTTTTTAATGTGATTGAGGAGATGCGGGATAAGCTTAAAGCTAATCCTATTCCTATACAGATACCGATTGGAGTAGAGGAAACGTTCCGCGGTGTTGTTGACCTTATCAAAATGAAGGGGATTATCTGGGATGAAGAATCTCTTGGAATGGAATATGAAGAGATCGAAATTCCTGATGATCTTAAGGAAGATGCCGCTAAGTATCGTAAAATTATGATCGAGGCTATTGCCGATCATAATGATGAGCTGATGGAAAAGTACTTGATGGATGAGGAGATTAGTGAGGAAGAAATTGAAGATGCTCTTCGTCAGGCTACGCTGAACCGGGATATTACAACGGTTATGTGTGGTTCTGCTCTTAAGAATAAGGGTGTTCAGACGCTTTTGGATAAGGTTATTAAGTATATGCCGAGTCCATATGATATTCCTCCAATCGAAGGTAAGAATCCTGAAAATCATGACGAGAAGCTCTTGCGTAAGCCCAGTGTGCAGGAACCATTTTCTGCCTTGGCCTTTAAGATCATGTCTGATCCTTATGTGGGGAAATTGACTTTTTTCCGGGTGTATTCCGGAACTCTTGAAAAAGGATCATATATTTATAATGCCACTACGGGTAAAAAAGAGCGGATTGGGCGTATCCTTGAAATGCACGCCAATGAAAAGAAAGATCTAGAGATTGTTCG
Protein-coding regions in this window:
- the recG gene encoding ATP-dependent DNA helicase RecG — translated: MNLSDLPKLGNKRIKALSESGIDTILDLMNFLPRRYLDKTTVLPIRQVSGNGEQVTVVGRIKKIQQSGYGRKKRLEIIIQDDTASLKGVWFKGGYYIKKQFSEGEVVAFFGKAKQYGRYLSMAHPEVDKLDDKSDISDLKKIVPIYPSNNAFSKHRITNKLIHSWQKQILQKEKPPEFLPPYILSEYDLPKRHLAYRMMHFPQSKSEYKKAFIRFKFEELFLFELSVAKTKHEVIEQHQGPVFNNLGNYTKQFFNKNLPFELTEGQKSALSDIKKDVRSGKQMNRLVQGDVGSGKTIVAIGAILMALDNDFQAAFMAPTEILAEQHFRTLSSFLDPLDINIRLLVGNQKPTLRTDILTDIEGGNCDIAVGTHAIIQEEVNFYRLGLAVIDEQHRFGVKQRAEILTKGSHPHVLVMSATPIPRSLAMTLYSDLDISVIKGLPGGRKPVKTAVRPQKKQADIYRFVEEELAAGGQAYVVYPLVEESEKMDLKDATAGFEKLKKRFSDFEVGLLHGQMKSEEKDAIMQKFIENKIQLLVSTTVIEVGVDVPNASIMIVEHAERFGLSQLHQLRGRIGRGKRQSYCILIHGQKVSKEGQFRLRKMAQTNDGFEIAEADLKLRGPGDFLGTKQSGMPEFRVADIVEDQWILEQTKSAAWEIMDKDPHFEEPPHQELKKVFLPYFKERSKFYGMG
- the rpsL gene encoding 30S ribosomal protein S12 — translated: MPTIQQLIRKGRKSKPSKTTAPALENCPQKRGVCVRVYTTTPKKPNSALRKVARVRLTNGYEVTAYIPGEGHNLQEHSIVLVRGGRVKDLPGVRYHIVRGTLDTAGVEDRKQGRSLYGTKKPN
- the rpsG gene encoding 30S ribosomal protein S7 yields the protein MRRKTADKRDVQPDPLFGDKLVTRFVNNLMRDGKKNVARKILYQAFEIIEEKTGEDGMEVFKNALSNVSPVVEVRSRRVGGSTYQVPVEVRPDRGTALGMRWIISASSNRNDKSMARRLSRELMDAANNEGGAVRKKDEVHRMAEANKAFAHFRF
- the fusA gene encoding elongation factor G, producing MAETKTQTDPKIVDRIKRTRNIGIAAHVDAGKTTITERILYYTGITHRIGETHDGASQMDWMDQEKERGITITSAATHCIWKDHRINIIDTPGHVDFTVEVERSLRVLDGVIGVFDSVGAVQPQSETVWRQANKYDVPRMAFVNKMDRVGADFFNVIEEMRDKLKANPIPIQIPIGVEETFRGVVDLIKMKGIIWDEESLGMEYEEIEIPDDLKEDAAKYRKIMIEAIADHNDELMEKYLMDEEISEEEIEDALRQATLNRDITTVMCGSALKNKGVQTLLDKVIKYMPSPYDIPPIEGKNPENHDEKLLRKPSVQEPFSALAFKIMSDPYVGKLTFFRVYSGTLEKGSYIYNATTGKKERIGRILEMHANEKKDLEIVRAGDIAAAVGVKEVRTGDSFCDVDEPILLEEITFPEPVIKLAVEPKSKADAEKLTTGLIKLAEEDPTFQVETDEETGQTTIAGMGELHLEIIVDRLKREFKVEANVGAPQVSYRETITTNIEHRETYKKQSGGRGKFADMEFEIAPLDHFEEYDEEDNNVSVSEGFKFIDEIVGGNIPREFIPSVEKGFKQAMSGGIQADYPVQNIGVRLYDGSYHDVDSDAFSFELCAKLAFRNSARKANPAILEPIMDVEVITPEEYMGDVIGDLNGRRGIIGKMDNKKEGSVVRAKVPLSEMFGYTTDLRSMTQGRATSTMEFAEYQAVPSNVEKEIIESRS